DNA from Gemmatimonadota bacterium:
CTCGAGAATGGCTTGATCAATGGGACAATCGTAGATATAATCGTTGAGCTTGCCCGCCTTTGCCGCGCGTGCTTTATCGCCCATACGCGATCCGCCGTAAATGCCAGCGACATCGCTGTTATACGGCGAGCGCGGTGGATGTTGGGTCAAATCGGTATCCCGAAAACACCCCCAGTCGTCGAGTTCCATCGATTGGAGCATCGTTTTCACCTTATCGGGATCGGCATTGAATTTTTCAAGGCGATCTTTTAAGCGCTGGCGACTCGCATCATCAAAGGGTTCCCAGGTGAGAAGCTCGTTGTTGTACGCCTGAACCTCGTCTTCAGTTTTAGGGTAATTCTCGCGCAACCAATCGCATAATTCATCGTCGTTCATGCGCTGGGCTGCATCGGCAAAATCATCGTGCGAGACGCCGAGAAAATCGAGTACTATCTTGTCCAACCCCGAGTTCTCGCCATAGAGATGATCGCCAATCGTATTTGCCCGGTGCGCCCGCGCTTTGTCGGTCAAACGCGCAAGTGAGACAATACCGAGCATCGAAGTATTGGTCGGCCGGCGAGGCGGTTGTGTCGTCAGATCCATAGTTTGCCTTTCTATTGCAATTTGTTTTGGGTTATATCATCTAAAAGTTGCTGAAGATGTGGTTTGGGCGTTGGGAATGTCTTCACAACACAATCATTTCTTTCAGAACCGCGTCTCGAATTTCCTCTCGAAG
Protein-coding regions in this window:
- a CDS encoding DUF5069 domain-containing protein, whose amino-acid sequence is MDLTTQPPRRPTNTSMLGIVSLARLTDKARAHRANTIGDHLYGENSGLDKIVLDFLGVSHDDFADAAQRMNDDELCDWLRENYPKTEDEVQAYNNELLTWEPFDDASRQRLKDRLEKFNADPDKVKTMLQSMELDDWGCFRDTDLTQHPPRSPYNSDVAGIYGGSRMGDKARAAKAGKLNDYIYDCPIDQAILEFLNISAEDFQDAAYHNVNDIELGDWVLEHTDRTQDEISRLNEALSQKGPENDEQVAIFNITLERVAPGRTDVTTWFDLLDLDDAHAYDL